The window CCAAAGGCATCGTAAGGGCTCTCCTTAATTGACGGAAAACCGGAAATTCCCCCAAACTGCCTGAGAGTGTGAAACTTATCTTTCCTATCGGTAAGTATTTTGTAAGGATAAGACTGGTGTCCAACGTCCCAGACTATTTCGTCCTTTGGGGGCGAGAAGACCCTTAAAAGGGCTATTGTGAGCTCAACAACCCCTAAAGAAGAGGCAAGGTGACCTCCAGTCTTCTTTACCGTCTCTACTATGAACTCCCTTACCTCTTCGGCAAGTATCTTTAACTCTTCAAAGCTTAACTTCTTTAAATCATCCGGAGAGTTCACTCTCTCTAAAATCACCTTTTAACTCCTAAAAGTTAGTTTCTAAACCGTTAATTATCCAGTTCGCCCTTCATGTTCCTTAATCTAAACTTCCAAGGGGACATACGTGACGGTACTCGCACCATTGGCAATTAGCTTCACAGGGGGAAGGCTGGAGCTCCCTAAACTCCTTCCCTACGTACTGACTTTCAATTTGGGAAAGTAGGGGAAAGAGCCTATCCTTAAAGCCCTGAAGGTCTTTCTTCGTAAATATTATCCTCTTAATACTTCCGTACCTAACGTTGTGAACCTCTAAGGCAAACCTATCAAACTGGGGAAACTTTATGCTTGCAAGGAGGGCATACCACCTGAGCTGAGTCTTTACTCTGTTGTTAAAGTCCAAACTCCTACTGGTTTTGTGGTCTACTATGTAAAGGGTATCTCCTTTACTGAAAATAAAGTCCAACTTTCCCCTAAGGTAGACAGAATCTGAAAAGTAAGGAGCAAGGTTTAGCGAGTAGTCAACTGCAAGCTCAATTTCAGAAGCAACTAGAGGACTTCCCTTTGCCCTTTTCAGCTGCCCATTAACAAAGCTAAGAATATTCGGAAAGAACTCGGAAATCTTCTTAATATCTGCAAGGGGCTCTGTCTCCTTAAACTTCTCTGCAAACTGAAAGAGGAGCTCCTTACTTAAGGGCTCTCTACCCTCAAAAGCAGTATTTAGAGCCTTTTCAAGGACAAAGTGAACGCCACTTCCAAGGACAAAGAAATCAGCTTTTTCAAGTGGCTCAAGCTTTAAAGCGTATCTAAAGAAAAACTCGTACTGACACTTCGTAGCCTTTTGAACCTTTGAAAACGACCAAGGACGAAGGTGGCTAAGCTCAACCTTAAGGCCCTCTTTAACCATTAAACCTCCGAGTTTAGAAGCTCCCTTATCTTCTCTCCAACTTTACTTGCCTCAACTTCAAACCTCTCTCCACTCTTCCTAACTTTAAGCTCAACTATTCCCTCTGGAGCTCTCTTACCTACGATAACCTGGAAGGGAATACCGATGAGGTCTGCATCCTTAAACTTAAAACCGGGACGGGCGTTCCTGTCGTCTATGAGGACGTCAAATCCTTCCCTTTTAAGGTTCTCGTAGATATCCTCTGCCAAACTCCTAATCTCATCTTTCTTCACGTTTGTAGGAATTACTATAACTTCAAAGGGAGCTATCTCAAAGGGCCAAACTATTCCGTTCTCATCGTGGTTCTGTTCAACAGCAGCAGCCATAACCCTAGTTATCCCTATTCCGTAGCACCCCATAACCATAGGCTTTTCTTGGCCATCTTCATCAACGAAAGTTGCACCCATTGCCTGGCTGTACTTTGTACCAAGCTTGAAAATGTGGCCTACTTCAATACCCCTTTTTTGGACTAGGGGAGCTCCACACT of the Thermovibrio guaymasensis genome contains:
- a CDS encoding RecB family exonuclease, with translation MVKEGLKVELSHLRPWSFSKVQKATKCQYEFFFRYALKLEPLEKADFFVLGSGVHFVLEKALNTAFEGREPLSKELLFQFAEKFKETEPLADIKKISEFFPNILSFVNGQLKRAKGSPLVASEIELAVDYSLNLAPYFSDSVYLRGKLDFIFSKGDTLYIVDHKTSRSLDFNNRVKTQLRWYALLASIKFPQFDRFALEVHNVRYGSIKRIIFTKKDLQGFKDRLFPLLSQIESQYVGKEFRELQPSPCEANCQWCEYRHVCPLGSLD